Proteins encoded in a region of the Malaciobacter mytili LMG 24559 genome:
- the uvrA gene encoding excinuclease ABC subunit UvrA — protein sequence MQDSIKIYNAKENNLKNINLEIPKNKLIVFTGLSGSGKSTLAFDTLYAEGQRRYIESLSAYARQFLDKVGKPDVERIEGLTPAIAIDQKTTSKNPRSTVGTITEVYDYFRLLYARVGKQHCHQCGQPISQMSSSDVIEQVLSLPNEAKIVILAPLINRKKGTFADLLESLRNKGYVRAMIDGVMVRLDEEIELEKNKMHTIKIVVDRVVVKEENRDRIAQDVEKALKESFGELEVEVLNHEEVECEKHIHYSEHMACFDCKISFEPLEPLSFSFNSPKGACPSCDGLGIRYTLDMKKIIDEDLSIKDGAIKIIYGFNKGYYFKMLTAFCEASNIDMNKPFCELESHERKAILHGGVEDAQFTWKRHKLTRKWEGIVKIAYNMVKDEKDMADYMTEKTCDSCNGNRLKPSSLSVSVAKKTIADIINLPIEDAHAFFQDEKNFSYFNERNKMIAAPILKEIKERIFFLYDVGLGYITLGRDARTISGGEAQRIRVASQIGSGLTGVMYVLDEPSIGLHERDTTKLIKTLKALQEKGNTVIVVEHDKETIKEADYIVDIGPKAGKYGGEIVFAGTLKQMLKANTLTAQYVSGKKQISYLHNRPQEDFIEIKNVNINNIKNLDVQIPLRNLCSITGVSGSGKSSLILQTLLPVAKELLNHARKVKKVDGVEITGLENLDKVIYLDQSPIGRTPRSNPATYTGLMDEIRTLFSKTKEASLRGYKVGRFSFNVKGGRCEKCQGEGEIKIEMHFLPDIMVKCDECHGKRYNKQTLEILYKGKSIADVLDMSVDEALDFFAKVPKVYAKLKTLSDVGLGYITLGQNAVTLSGGEAQRIKLSKELSKKDTGNTLYVLDEPTTGLHFADVDRLTKVLHHLVEVGNSVLVIEHNLDIIKNSDWIIDIGPEGGSKGGKIIAQGTPEELARTHKQTNSYTGYYLDKEINGSN from the coding sequence ATGCAAGATTCAATCAAAATATATAACGCAAAAGAAAATAACTTAAAAAATATAAATTTAGAAATTCCAAAAAATAAACTAATTGTTTTTACTGGATTATCAGGTTCAGGAAAATCAACTCTTGCTTTTGATACTTTATATGCAGAAGGGCAAAGAAGATATATAGAATCACTATCTGCTTATGCCAGACAGTTTTTAGATAAAGTAGGAAAACCTGATGTGGAAAGAATAGAAGGTTTAACTCCAGCAATTGCAATTGATCAAAAAACAACTTCTAAAAATCCAAGATCAACAGTTGGTACTATTACAGAAGTTTATGATTACTTTAGACTTTTATATGCAAGAGTTGGAAAACAACATTGTCATCAATGTGGACAACCAATTTCACAAATGAGTTCTTCTGATGTTATTGAACAAGTTTTATCTTTGCCAAATGAAGCAAAAATAGTAATACTAGCCCCACTTATAAATAGAAAAAAAGGAACTTTTGCTGATTTATTAGAAAGCCTTAGAAATAAAGGTTATGTAAGAGCTATGATTGATGGAGTTATGGTAAGACTTGATGAAGAGATTGAATTAGAAAAAAATAAAATGCATACAATTAAAATAGTTGTAGATAGGGTTGTAGTAAAAGAAGAAAATAGAGATAGAATTGCCCAAGATGTTGAAAAAGCCTTAAAAGAGAGTTTTGGAGAGTTAGAAGTTGAAGTTTTAAACCATGAAGAAGTTGAATGTGAAAAACATATACACTATTCAGAACATATGGCCTGCTTTGATTGTAAAATCTCTTTTGAACCACTTGAACCTTTAAGTTTTTCTTTTAACTCACCAAAAGGTGCTTGCCCTTCTTGTGATGGTTTAGGGATAAGATATACATTAGATATGAAGAAAATTATAGATGAAGATCTAAGTATTAAAGATGGAGCAATAAAAATAATCTATGGATTTAATAAAGGTTACTATTTTAAAATGCTTACTGCTTTTTGTGAAGCTTCCAATATTGATATGAATAAACCATTTTGTGAATTAGAATCACATGAAAGAAAAGCTATTTTACACGGTGGAGTTGAAGATGCACAATTCACATGGAAAAGACATAAGCTTACTAGAAAATGGGAAGGTATTGTAAAAATCGCATATAATATGGTTAAAGATGAAAAAGATATGGCTGATTATATGACAGAAAAAACTTGTGACTCATGTAATGGTAATAGATTAAAGCCCTCTTCATTAAGTGTAAGTGTTGCTAAAAAAACAATTGCAGATATTATAAACTTACCAATTGAAGATGCCCATGCTTTTTTCCAAGATGAAAAAAACTTTAGCTACTTTAATGAAAGAAATAAAATGATAGCTGCACCTATTTTAAAAGAGATAAAAGAAAGAATCTTCTTTTTATATGATGTGGGCTTAGGATATATAACTTTAGGAAGAGATGCTAGAACTATTTCAGGAGGAGAAGCACAAAGAATTAGAGTTGCTTCACAAATTGGCTCAGGATTAACAGGAGTAATGTATGTATTAGATGAACCTTCAATTGGTTTACATGAAAGAGATACTACAAAATTAATTAAAACTTTAAAAGCACTACAAGAAAAAGGAAATACTGTAATTGTAGTTGAACATGATAAAGAGACAATAAAAGAAGCAGATTATATTGTAGATATTGGACCAAAAGCTGGAAAATATGGGGGAGAGATTGTTTTTGCTGGAACTTTAAAACAGATGTTAAAAGCAAATACATTAACTGCTCAATATGTATCAGGAAAAAAACAAATCTCTTATTTACATAATAGACCTCAAGAGGATTTTATTGAAATAAAAAATGTAAATATTAATAATATTAAAAATCTTGATGTACAAATTCCTCTTAGAAATTTATGTTCAATTACAGGAGTTAGTGGTAGTGGAAAATCTTCATTGATTTTACAAACGCTTCTTCCTGTGGCAAAAGAGTTATTAAATCATGCAAGAAAAGTAAAAAAAGTTGATGGAGTAGAAATTACAGGTCTTGAAAATCTAGATAAAGTTATTTATTTAGACCAAAGCCCTATTGGAAGAACTCCAAGAAGTAATCCAGCGACATATACAGGACTTATGGATGAAATAAGAACTCTATTTTCTAAAACAAAAGAAGCAAGTTTAAGAGGATATAAAGTAGGAAGATTCTCATTTAATGTAAAAGGTGGAAGATGTGAGAAGTGTCAAGGAGAAGGTGAAATAAAAATTGAAATGCACTTCTTACCAGATATTATGGTTAAATGTGATGAATGTCATGGAAAAAGATACAATAAGCAAACTTTAGAAATTTTATATAAAGGCAAAAGTATTGCAGATGTTCTTGATATGAGTGTAGATGAAGCTTTAGATTTCTTTGCAAAAGTTCCAAAAGTTTATGCAAAACTTAAAACATTAAGTGATGTGGGATTAGGATATATTACCCTTGGACAAAATGCAGTAACTTTAAGTGGTGGAGAAGCTCAAAGAATTAAATTAAGTAAAGAGTTAAGTAAAAAAGATACAGGAAATACTTTATATGTTTTAGATGAACCAACAACAGGATTACATTTTGCTGATGTTGATAGACTTACAAAAGTTTTACATCATTTAGTAGAAGTTGGAAACTCTGTTCTTGTAATTGAACACAACTTAGATATTATTAAAAACTCTGATTGGATTATTGATATAGGACCAGAAGGTGGAAGTAAAGGTGGAAAAATAATAGCACAAGGAACACCAGAAGAGTTAGCAAGAACACATAAACAAACAAACTCATATACAGGTTACTATTTAGATAAAGAGATTAATGGAAGCAATTGA
- a CDS encoding DUF309 domain-containing protein, whose translation MEAIDKFIKAIEEHNFIQAHELLEEDWKEYKKQGLKKEAKALQGLINAATALALFYNKKRPEGFKKVWPVYIKYKPLLKQVSFKNMPKYYYASILLEEKKEELINF comes from the coding sequence ATGGAAGCAATTGATAAGTTTATAAAAGCTATTGAAGAGCATAATTTTATACAAGCACATGAACTTTTAGAGGAAGATTGGAAAGAGTATAAAAAACAAGGCTTAAAAAAAGAAGCAAAAGCTTTACAAGGCCTTATAAATGCTGCAACTGCCCTTGCACTTTTTTATAATAAAAAAAGGCCTGAGGGCTTTAAAAAAGTTTGGCCTGTTTATATAAAATATAAACCTCTTTTAAAGCAGGTTTCTTTTAAAAATATGCCAAAATACTATTATGCTTCTATATTATTAGAAGAGAAAAAAGAAGAGCTGATTAATTTTTAA
- a CDS encoding hemolysin family protein: MELLIILFFIVIGTSFLCSVLESVILSTTISYISVLEEKDPTTGKLLKKLKSDIDISIASILIINTIANTLGATAIGVQAQNVFEGHATIVMIISIILTFMILFFAEIIPKTIGAVYWKQLASIAARLINIFVFITYPIIVITQFVTKKISKNSTNNDFFSREELIHSTLLSEEEGVIGDLESDIIENTLTLNGVKVKDILTPRSVMYAVPKDIAIKDILEDKRTFKFSRVPVYDGTIDNIVGVVLTKKLFKQAIKDKNVSVENIMTPVFTLNENIPVAKALNKFIQKKEHMFIVLDNYDQTEGLVTLEDCIETLLGLEIMDELDTIADMRKLAINKMKAKRKEKGNKEGK; the protein is encoded by the coding sequence ATGGAACTTTTAATTATTCTATTTTTTATTGTAATTGGTACGTCATTCCTATGTTCAGTTTTAGAATCAGTGATTCTATCAACAACAATTTCTTATATTTCTGTTTTGGAAGAAAAAGATCCAACAACAGGGAAATTGCTTAAAAAACTAAAATCAGATATTGATATTTCTATTGCGTCAATTCTTATTATTAATACAATTGCAAATACTCTTGGAGCAACTGCTATTGGAGTACAAGCGCAAAATGTATTTGAAGGTCATGCCACAATAGTAATGATAATATCAATAATTCTAACATTTATGATTCTTTTCTTTGCAGAGATTATTCCAAAAACAATTGGTGCAGTATATTGGAAACAATTAGCATCTATTGCAGCAAGACTAATCAATATATTTGTATTTATAACATATCCAATAATTGTTATAACTCAATTTGTTACAAAGAAAATATCAAAAAACTCTACAAATAATGATTTCTTTTCAAGAGAAGAGTTAATACACTCTACACTTTTAAGTGAAGAAGAAGGAGTTATTGGAGATTTAGAATCAGATATTATAGAAAATACATTAACATTAAATGGAGTTAAAGTAAAAGATATTTTAACACCAAGGTCTGTTATGTATGCTGTACCTAAAGATATTGCTATAAAAGATATTTTAGAAGATAAAAGAACTTTTAAATTTTCAAGAGTACCAGTATATGATGGAACTATTGACAATATCGTTGGGGTAGTTTTAACAAAAAAACTGTTCAAACAAGCTATAAAAGATAAAAATGTTTCAGTAGAAAATATTATGACTCCGGTATTTACTCTAAATGAGAATATACCAGTTGCAAAAGCATTAAATAAATTTATTCAGAAAAAAGAGCATATGTTTATCGTTCTTGATAATTATGACCAAACTGAAGGTTTAGTTACACTTGAAGATTGTATTGAAACTTTATTAGGTTTAGAAATTATGGATGAACTTGATACTATTGCGGATATGAGAAAATTAGCTATAAATAAAATGAAAGCTAAAAGAAAAGAAAAAGGGAATAAAGAGGGGAAATAA